Below is a genomic region from Castanea sativa cultivar Marrone di Chiusa Pesio chromosome 2, ASM4071231v1.
CACGTGGTCGTTCTGACTTCTGAGATCATTCAACAAGAGAGGTGTAGTTACGTCAttttagtaattaatattttattcttcctctttcctattttcttttttttttttaagccaaaacttttcttttttgtctgtTAGTAAGTTGCAATTTTTGTCGGCCAGCAAattactaacattttttttttataaaattcgaAATATGTATAacatatatacatgtatatGGTGTAAAACAACTAcctaatcaataaaaaaaaagtacataaatattataaaaagtcataattttttttaattataagctCCATCTCATGTCTACATTTTgcgtttttagttttttatcaGCACATGGTGTATTGTTTATGAGACATGAGTAATGTACTAGATATATAAACAGTAACCACAtaataaacagtaattttttcTAAATCCAAAATGCAACTATAATATTTTTGGAGGATCCATTCGTACACAACTATAACATAAATgatcccctcaaaaaaaaaaaaaaaaactataacataaatgataaaaatacatTATCAACCATGGAAATAAACACATTATCAAACAGAACTATATTcttccaaattcaaaataaacgTAAATGAAAATTAGAATCAACCATGGAAATTAGATTCCTCTCTCCGTTGTTATCTTTAACCATAGAAACTAGGATCCTGGTGGTGCAGACAAATGAGTACGTGGGTTTGGCATTGAAGGAGGAACCGGACCACGACCTTGTGGAAGAACTGACCCCATCTTTGTTGAGTTCATCACAGCCGAAGGCGTAGCCCTAATAGATGCAACAGATTTGCAGTTAAAAATGAGCACAGCCAAAACCACCGCCACCTTTTCTAGGACTTTGTACGACACATGGTCATTTTCTGATCCTTTCTagaatttaaaagataaaagtaAATTTACCTGGAGTTAAGGGTGGGGCAGAAGGTGATGGTGTAATCCGGCGAGGAGCCACAAGTGAAGGTACTGGTCTTGTCGTCGTAAGCATAACTGTACGCGCGTGAGCAAGCGGTCTTAAAGATCTGAGAGTACGTTGAAGGCTTACAAGTGTCGGGTGTGCCATACGCGCCTCTACAACAGTACTGATCTAGGTCTAATGCAGCGCACGCGCTTTTACACGCGACGCTGTCACCTCCGTCGGCGGTCCTCGTAACCTTAAGCTCCGAAGGGCAAGACTCGTTAAGGTCGCTCACGCATCCGATGCTTGTACAATTCTGACCTTTCCCACCCTGAGGCACCACTAGCATAGGGAGGTTGTACCCATCGACCAAGCTGACATCGAAGATATCTAGACCGCCATAACCATCGAGCTTGAACTCAGCTAGGGTTGCCGGTGGCAGAGCATTGTTTCCTGCACACTCAACTTTGCCGGAGCTGCAATCAGCTGT
It encodes:
- the LOC142626288 gene encoding thaumatin-like protein 1b produces the protein MAQLTTLLMSLITLFLSTPGVISTTFTIINKCDYTVWPGIQSSAGVASLSTTGFALQKDESKAITAPASWGGRFWGRTHCSQDSTGKFACVTADCSSGKVECAGNNALPPATLAEFKLDGYGGLDIFDVSLVDGYNLPMLVVPQGGKGQNCTSIGCVSDLNESCPSELKVTRTADGGDSVACKSACAALDLDQYCCRGAYGTPDTCKPSTYSQIFKTACSRAYSYAYDDKTSTFTCGSSPDYTITFCPTLNSRATPSAVMNSTKMGSVLPQGRGPVPPSMPNPRTHLSAPPGS